A region of Anolis sagrei isolate rAnoSag1 chromosome 2, rAnoSag1.mat, whole genome shotgun sequence DNA encodes the following proteins:
- the SH3BP5L gene encoding SH3 domain-binding protein 5-like, whose translation MEGSGQRLVLGMNRGDGRQTPPGELRTPTEEGEEPRTPVPEAICDSGGDVKSPERKEEEEEEEELDPRIQEELEHLNQANEEINRVELQLDEARTTYRRILSESARKLNAQGSQLGNCIEKARPYYEARRLAKEAQQETQKAALRYERAVSMHNAAREMVFVAEQGVMADKNRLDPTWQEMLNHATCKVNEAEEERLRSEREHQRVTQLCQQAEAKVQSLQKSLKRVIVKSKPYFELKAQFNQILEEHKARVTSLEQQVSQAKMRYSVALRNLEQISEQIHARRLQRLVGRRASPVGAEASPALLYGSAALPPEPTSSSDTLSVLSFQTIASDLQKFDSVEHLLGLSDAASLNSDELEEREQRRSAQTHPFKHHRSISL comes from the exons ATGGAAGGCTCTGGCCAGCGTCtggtgctgggcatgaacaggggAGATGGGCGGCAGACACCTCCCGGGGAGTTGCGGACCCCCACGGAAGAAGGCGAAGAGCCAAGGACCCCTGTGCCTGAAGCCATCTGTGACAGCGGTGGGGATGTCAAGAGtcctgaaaggaaagaagaagaagaggaggaagaagaactgGACCCCCGCATCCAG GAGGAGCTGGAGCATCTCAACCAGGCCAATGAGGAGATAAATCGTGTGGAGCTGCAGCTGGAT GAAGCCCGTACCACCTACCGGAGGATCTTGTCTGAATCTGCCAGGAAGCTGAATGCACAGGGCTCCCAGCTGGGGAACTGCATTGAGAAAGCCCGTCCTTATTATGAGGCCAGGCGCTTGGCCAAGGAG GCCCAGCAGGAAACCCAGAAGGCTGCACTTCGGTACGAGCGAGCCGTGAGCATGCACAATGCGGCCCGCGAGATGGTTTTTGTGGCTGAGCAGGGAGTCATGGCAGACAAGAACCGCCTGGATCCCACGTGGCAGGAGATGCTCAACCATGCAACCTGCAAG GTGAATGAGGCCGAGGAAGAGCGGTTGCGCAGCGAACGGGAGCATCAGCGTGTCACCCAGCTCTGCCAGCAAGCTGAAGCCAAGGTGCAGTCACTGCAGAAGTCCCTGAAGCGTGTCATTGTGAAGAGCAAGCCTTACTTTGAGCTGAAGGCTCAGTTCAACCAAATCCTTGAG GAGCACAAGGCCCGGGTGACATCCCTGGAGCAGCAGGTCTCTCAGGCTAAGATGCGCTACTCAGTGGCTTTGAGGAATCTGGAGCAGATCAGCGAGCAGATCCACGCCCGACGGCTCCAGCGCCTAGTTGGGCGCAGGGCTTCCCCGGTGGGGGCGGAGGCCAGCCCGGCCCTGCTGTACGGCAGCGCCGCGCTCCCTCCGGAGCCGACCTCCTCTTCCGACACCCTCTCGGTGCTCAGCTTCCAGACCATTGCTTCCGACCTGCAGAAGTTCGACTCGGTGGAGCACTTGCTGGGTCTCTCCGATGCCGCCAGCCTCAACAGCGACGAGCTGGAGGAACGGGAGCAGCGCCGCAGTGCCCAGACACACCCCTTCAAGCACCACCGCAGCATCAGCCTCTGA